The following are from one region of the Capsicum annuum cultivar UCD-10X-F1 chromosome 1, UCD10Xv1.1, whole genome shotgun sequence genome:
- the LOC107855291 gene encoding COP1-interactive protein 1, with the protein MTKHRFREKVKSFFGSHVDPEKDKELKGTKAEIEGKIQKILAYLKGDGRDEKEPLVEIVQDFHNHYQSLYDRYDHLTGKLRENVHGKHEKDTSSSSSGSDSDSDFSTKNKGKKNGKLEFTEVTDGIKEELASANLEIVELKAQLTAAKEEKEALQSEHQSASSKLQEAETTISSLTSEAERLKEENSKLLGETVVLKENLERSAKSEAELMQKLDEITRERESLLLEKQSMGNSVLESNSTIEELRTTMGQLKEEKETLQVDLEALKSELPSVKEQLDSAEKEIAQLSQTQKATEEDNSSLSSKVLQLSEEIGQAQQKIQDLVTEADQLKGMLDEKEKEFSSHKEVHDAHKNESSTRLRGMELEIDSLQSQKSEIEKQKEDELSALLKKLEEKEEEFSLQTEALTSKMNNMQLEIDSLNELKGKLEEQMEQERSKMSAEVENLTNEVNKKDQELESLCSQKLELEAELEKKAQEIAGFSSERESFKQDIANKSAESLKILEEKESSLSQVKDLEVELKSLQNLKLEFEEQLTSKDETIAQMKNDKEMMQDKISEIERALTERESELAILRKKSEEGETESSTQIAALTLQVSNLQEHLENLQVQKSQVESQLEAKAGEASEYLTQLENLKEELATKISHGQRSLEEMEGLAVQIREEKGNLLSKISELEFALAEKVEEHGTLRQKLKEMQNEASTQIVALTEEVNKLKLQIELLQTEKGQLELVIESGKQESAESLAEAENQITELSQKILDQEIKLKEQEEALSKLVEERDSLVVQVNDLQAEVKSLCEQKSTLEEDISSADNENNLLKEEKGSLLSKLSELEFTLAEKLEVHETLQKKLEDVQNEASTQIAALTEEVNELRQKIEALQTEKSQLELLIENGKQESTETLAQAKNQHTELSQKIVDREMKLKEHEEAFGKLDEEHKKLDGVLQEYKESLKLAEMKIEEITEEYQKNLESKDRKIDELDDKIEDLKRDLEMKGDEISTLVDNVRNTEVKLRLTNQKLRVTEQLLTEKEEDHLKKEEKLLQHQRFLEERIATLSGVIAVYKETQAKIIADLSDKVSDTLTQIDTFNMKFEEDTGHLESRIYEILNELKVALNLIKVAGEEKKQLKKEIDILLQQLKDEKECASVLKEKVEQLENAEKNEVTQRGSLTETVHQLEEKIATLHKIIAEKDEKMGEYERKMNDKDKGMLDLSEEKREAIRQLCIWIDYHQSRYDDLIEMISKARGRRQVAA; encoded by the exons ATGACAAAGCATCGGTTCAGGGAAAAAGTCAAGTCCTTTTTTGGAAGTCATGTTGATCCTGAGAAAGATAAGGAGCTGAAAGGAACCAAAGCTG AAATTGAAGGCAAAATTCAGAAGATCTTAGCCTATCTTAAAGGAGATGGCAGAGATGAAAAAGAACCACTGGTGGAGATAGTTCAAGATTTTCACAATCATTACCAATCACTGTATGATCGTTATGACCATCTCACTGGAAAACTGAGGGAAAATGTACATGGAAAACACGAGAAAGATACTTCTTCCTCCAGCTCAGGCTCAGATtcagattcagacttcagtacgaaaaataagggcaagaaaaatggtAAACTGGAATTCACAGAAGTAACAGATGGCATCAAGGAAGAATTGGCAAGCGCAAATCTGGAAATAGTTGAATTGAAGGCTCAGTTGACAGCTGCGAAAGAAGAAAAGGAGGCTTTGCAATCCGAGCATCAGAGCGCTTCGAGCAAATTGCAAGAAGCAGAAACAACAATCAGTAGTTTGACTAGCGAAGCAGAAAGGTTGAAGGAAGAAAATTCAAAGCTTCTAGGTGAGACAGTGGTCCTCAAAGAGAATTTGGAGAGATCTGCAAAATCAGAAGCTGAATTAATGCAGAAGCTCGACGAGATAACTAGAGAAAGAGAAAGCTTACTCTTGGAGAAACAATCCATGGGAAACAGCGTTTTAGAAAGCAATAGTACTATTGAAGAATTAAGAACCACTATGGGGCAGTTGAAGGAAGAGAAAGAAACCCTACAGGTAGATTTGGAAGCCCTCAAAAGCGAACTTCCCTCGGTGAAGGAACAACTCGATTCTGCTGAAAAGGAAATAGCTCAGCTAAGTCAAACGCAAAAGGCCACAGAGGAAGACAATTCTTCACTATCATCGAAAGTTTTACAGCTCTCGGAGGAGATAGGGCAAGCTCAACAGAAGATCCAAGACCTTGTGACTGAAGCTGACCAGCTAAAGGGGATGTTAGATGAGAAAGAAAAGGAGTTCTCTTCTCACAAGGAGGTACATGATGCTCACAAAAATGAATCATCGACCCGTTTAAGAGGTATGGAACTGGAGATTGATTCACTGCAGTCTCAGAAATCAGAAATAGAGAAACAAAAGGAAGATGAGCTCTCTGCGTTGCTGAAGAAACTTGAGGAAAAGGAGGAAGAATTCTCATTGCAGACGGAAGCTTTGACATCAAAGATGAACAATATGCAACTTGAAATCGACTCCTTGAATGAACTGAAAGGCAAGTTGGAGGAGCAAATGGAGCAAGAAAGAAGCAAGATGTCAGCTGAAGTTGAAAACTTAACAAACGAGGTGAATAAGAAGGACCAAGAATTAGAGTCTCTTTGCAGCCAGAAACTTGAATTGGAAGCAGAACTGGAGAAGAAAGCACAAGAAATTGCGGGATTCTCAAGtgagagagagagtttcaagCAGGATATAGCAAACAAATCTGCAGAGTCACTGAAAATTCTGGAAGAGAAAGAAAGTTCTCTTTCACAAGTGAAGGACCTAGAAGTGGAGCTAAAATCACTTCAGAATCTGAAACTTGAGTTCGAAGAGCAGTTGACAAGCAAAGATGAGACGATTGCTCAGATGAAAAACGACAAGGAGATGATGCAAGATAAAATTTCTGAAATTGAGAGGGCATTAACTGAGAGAGAAAGTGAACTAGCTATTTTAAGGAAGAAATCTGAAGAAGGAGAAACTGAATCATCTACTCAGATTGCGGCCTTAACTTTACAGGTGAGCAATCTGCAAGAGCATTTGGAGAATTTGCAAGTTCAGAAGTCTCAAGTAGAGTCTCAACTCGAGGCAAAAGCTGGAGAAGCATCAGAATACCTCACTCAGTTGGAAAATTTGAAGGAGGAATTAGCAACGAAAATATCACATGGCCAGAGATCGCTGGAAGAGATGGAGGGCCTAGCGGTACAGATCAGGGAGGAAAAGGGAAATCTCCTAAGCAAAATATCTGAACTAGAATTTGCATTAGCGGAGAAAGTGGAAGAGCATGGAACCTTGCGACAGAAGCTAAAGGAAATGCAAAACGAAGCTTCTACTCAGATTGTTGCCTTGACTGAAGAAGTTAATAAGTTAAAGCTGCAGATAGAATTGCTGCAGACCGAGAAAGGCCAGCTGGAGTTGGTAATTGAGAGTGGTAAACAAGAATCTGCTGAAAGTTTGGCAGAAGCAGAGAATCAGATCACTGAATTATCACAAAAGATTTTGGATCAGGAAATAAAGCTGAAAGAGCAGGAGGAAGCACTCTCGAAGTTGGTGGAAGAGAGGGACAGTCTAGTGGTACAGGTCAATGATCTCCAGGCCGAAGTGAAGTCTCTTTGTGAACAGAAGAGTACATTGGAAGAAGACATAAGCAGTGCAGACAATGAGAACAATCTACTGAAGGAGGAAAAGGGAAGTCTCCTAAGCAAGCTATCTGAACTGGAATTCACATTAGCGGAGAAATTGGAAGTGCATGAAACTTTGCAAAAGAAGCTTGAGGATGTGCAAAATGAAGCTTCTACTCAGATTGCTGCCTTGACGGAAGAAGTTAATGAGTTAAGGCAGAAGATAGAAGCACTGCAGACTGAGAAAAGCCAGCTGGAATTGCTAATTGAAAATGGTAAACAAGAGTCCACTGAGACTTTGGCACAAGCGAAGAATCAGCACACGGAATTATCACAAAAGATTGTGGATCGGGAAATGAAGCTGAAAGAGCATGAGGAAGCATTTGGAAAGTTGGATGAAGAGCACAAAAAGCTCGATGGTGTGCTGCAGGAGTACAAAGAAAGTCTCAAACTTGCAGAAATGAAGATTGAAGAGATAACAGAAGAATACCAGAAGAATCTTGAAAGTAAAGATCGGAAAATAGACGAACTGGATGACAAGATTGAAGATCTGAAGAGGGATCTAGAAATGAAAGGAGATGAAATCAGCACACTGGTGGACAATGTCCGGAACACTGAGGTTAAGCTACGATTAACCAACCAGAAGCTTCGGGTGACCGAACAGTTGCTGACCGAGAAAGAAGAGGACCACCTGAAGAAAGAAGAGAAGTTACTGCAACATCAAAGGTTCCTGGAAGAGAGGATTGCAACATTATCAGGGGTTATTGCTGTATACAAGGAAACTCAAGCCAAAATAATAGCAGACCTTTCAGATAAAGTAAGTGACACTTTGACTCAAATAGATACGTTCAATATGAAGTTTGAGGAAGACACCGGTCACCTGGAGTCCCGCATTTACGAAATATTGAATGAGCTTAAGGTTGCTTTGAACTTGATCAAAGTAGCAGGTGAAGAAAAGAAGCAGCTGAAGAAGGAAATCGACATTCTACTGCAACAACTGAAAGATGAGAAAGAATGTGCATCGGTGCTAAAAGAGAAGGTTGAACAATTGGAAAACGCAGAGAAAAACGAGGTGACTCAGAGGGGTAGTTTGACGGAAACTGTTCACCAACTTGAAGAGAAGATAGCTACATTGCATAAAATCATTGCAGAGAAGGACGAAAAGATGGGAGAGTATGAAAGGAAGATGAATGACAAAGATAAAGGAATGTTAGATTTGAGTGAGGAAAAACGGGAGGCAATAAGGCAGTTATGTATTTGGATCGATTACCACCAGAGTCGCTATGATGATCTTATAGAGATGATCTCAAAGGCTAGAGGAAGAAGACAAGTAGCTGCTTGA
- the LOC107855292 gene encoding mitochondrial adenine nucleotide transporter ADNT1 yields the protein MASSEDVVVGKRSESAVNRIVDLAEEAKMASEGVEAPSHAAIFSICKSLAAGGIAGGVSRTAVAPLERLKILLQVQNSQSIKYSGTVQGLKYIWRTEGLRGMFKGNGTNCARIVPNSAVKFFSYEEASRGILWFYRKQTGNEDAELTPLLRLGAGACAGIIAMSATYPMDLVRGRITVQTDQSPTQYRGIFHALRTVFVEEGPRALYKGWLPSVIGVIPYVGLNFAVYESLKDYLVKNRPLGLAQDHELSVVTKLGCGAVAGTIGQTVAYPLDVIRRRMQMGGWKNAASVVIGDGTKKAPVEYSGMIDAFRKTVRHEGVGALYKGLVPNSVKVVPSIAIAFVTYEVVKDILGVEMRISD from the exons ATGGCGTCGTCGGAAGATGTTGTTGTAGGGAAGAGAAGTGAAAGTGCAGTAAATAGAATAGTTGATTTGGCTGAAGAAGCTAAAATGGCGAGTGAAGGTGTTGAAGCTCCAAGTCATGCTGCTATTTTTAGTATTTGCAAGTCTCTTGCTGCTGGTGGAATTGCTGGTGGAGT GTCACGCACTGCAGTTGCTCCATTGGAAAGGCTTAAAATTCTGCTCCAG GTTCAGAATTCTCAGAGTATAAAATACAGCGGTACAGTTCAGGGGTTGAAATATATATGGAGAACTGAGGGTCTCCGGGGAATGTTCAAAGGAAATGGTACTAATTGTGCCCGCATTGTTCCAAACTCTGCCGTCAAGTTCTTCAGCTATGAAGAGGCATCCAG GGGAATCTTATGGTTTTACCGGAAGCAAACTGGAAATG AGGATGCTGAACTTACTCCTCTTCTACGCCTTGGTGCTGGAGCATGTGCAGGCATCATCGCCATGTCAGCAACTTACCCAATGGACTTGGTACGAGGTCGAATTACTGTGCAG ACAGATCAATCTCCTACCCAGTACAGAGGGATATTTCATGCTCTTAGAACAGTTTTTGTTGAAGAAGGCCCGCGTGCCCTGTATAAAGGATGGCTCCCTTCTGTGATAGGTGTG ATTCCTTATGTAGGTTTAAACTTTGCTGTGTATGAATCTTTAAAAGATTATTTGGTCAAAAACCGACCATTAGgactagctcaagatcatgaattGAGTGTTGTAACAAAGCTTGGTTGCGGTGCTGTTGCTGGAACCATTGGGCAAACGGTTGCTTACCCTCTTGATGTCATCCGTAGAAGAATGCAGATGGGCGGATGGAAAAATGCTGCTTCAGTTGTTATTGGTGATGGGACGAAGAAGGCACCTGTAGAGTATAGTGGTATGATAGATGCATTCAGGAAAACAGTTCGGCATGAGGGGGTTGGAGCTTTATATAAGGGTTTGGTCCCAAATTCAGTCAAG GTGGTCCCGTCTATAGCAATTGCATTCGTGACATATGAAGTGGTAAAAGACATTCTTGGTGTGGAAATGAGGATATCTGATTGA